One segment of Streptomyces sp. NBC_01463 DNA contains the following:
- a CDS encoding AAA family ATPase, whose amino-acid sequence MSGPGEPPRAGRLSLQLLGGFAAERDDGVVIARRWRRSTARTLVKLLAVAPGLRRHREQVMDLLWPDAPMETAVRNLRVTLHAARHSLEPELAPRAPSSYLVAEGHLLFLSPERVRVDADEAEDAARAALVTRDADALGAALAPLERELLPEDRFAEWAGERRRRLEVLREQLVPALAGRLLASDRTDDAVAVLRRAVDRSPADEILHLLLARIWCDLGRPRQAIRQYHACREALDDELGVRPGAELEALHRTALAALDALGAPPPSRRTAEPAALPPAIRRPERFPLFGRERPLDLLTGHATAAGDGAPFVVVRGEAGIGKTRLVAEAARRAAAQGVCVLWGTGHEAEGQTPYGVFADALDGHLAGCDAEERSRVSAEHIGLAALLPSLGGGPPAAASPEEERARLFRAVAGVLTDLAASRPVLVVLDDLHAADPGSLGLLHHLVRTTQARRWRFIATFRDDGLEPDDARRQILDGILRQRMAVEIDLLRLSRADCAALAAAAGAKGPRTGSRIFRLSLGNPLFAIELTSSPEPDLERMGPWRGTTAEPAGDAVPDSIRRLVGGRLARLPAQARRVLAALSVAGGAAVPLTELEAVAAGGLHPPVDAAAVTAALDTAALSGIVEERDVVVGGRPVLGHAFRHPLVRLACADGLSRAARRRLHQAYADTVLRLRPEAVDMIAFHLTVAGDVRAPGFLRAAADRAAALFANDSACDYYRELVAQLEPADPTAAAEARLAWGEVLRRAARYPEAEEVLRRALAELVRDGGHPAALRAATCLAEVLGRAGRPVEGLDVLRSARVHSRSAAADRAARHLAVGALGFQTGRYPDAMAALHRAELETARMTDSARLPLLSRLSTIRAACLLVSGHLRESREAAEEALRTAERADDAALVSSALSVVGELARREGRWEAARECARRAVSMARRTGDPTVLAFDRSNLAGAELLAGDHERAAALAAAAVRLARSLGSSWALPYALVGLAEVELRRGRLDGAEAALRECGEAMAPAPDPQVRDGMRRLADELALVRAARGVTPPAR is encoded by the coding sequence ATGTCCGGACCGGGGGAACCGCCGCGCGCGGGGCGGCTGTCGCTGCAGCTGCTCGGCGGGTTCGCCGCCGAGCGTGACGACGGGGTGGTCATCGCGCGCCGCTGGCGCCGCAGCACCGCGCGGACCCTGGTCAAGCTGCTCGCCGTCGCTCCGGGGCTGCGGCGCCACCGCGAGCAGGTGATGGACCTGCTGTGGCCCGACGCCCCGATGGAGACGGCGGTCCGCAACCTGCGGGTCACGCTGCACGCCGCCCGGCACTCCCTGGAACCCGAACTGGCACCGCGGGCCCCGTCCTCCTACCTGGTGGCCGAAGGCCATCTGCTGTTCCTGTCACCGGAACGGGTCCGCGTCGACGCGGACGAGGCGGAGGACGCCGCCCGTGCCGCGCTCGTCACCCGGGACGCCGACGCGCTCGGGGCGGCGCTCGCCCCGCTGGAGCGGGAGCTGCTGCCCGAGGACCGGTTCGCCGAGTGGGCCGGCGAACGACGCCGCCGGCTGGAGGTGCTGCGCGAACAGCTCGTACCGGCCCTGGCCGGGCGGCTGTTGGCGTCGGACCGCACCGATGACGCGGTGGCCGTCCTGCGCCGTGCGGTGGACCGCTCCCCCGCCGACGAGATCCTCCATCTGCTGCTGGCCCGCATCTGGTGCGATCTGGGCCGGCCGCGCCAGGCCATCCGCCAGTACCACGCCTGCCGCGAGGCGCTGGACGACGAGTTGGGTGTGCGGCCGGGGGCCGAGCTGGAGGCGCTGCACCGCACGGCGCTGGCGGCGCTGGACGCCCTGGGTGCCCCGCCGCCGTCCCGGCGGACAGCGGAGCCCGCCGCCCTGCCGCCCGCCATCCGCAGGCCCGAACGGTTCCCGCTGTTCGGCCGGGAGCGGCCACTGGACCTGCTCACCGGACACGCGACGGCGGCCGGGGACGGCGCCCCGTTCGTCGTGGTGCGCGGCGAGGCGGGCATCGGCAAGACGCGGCTGGTCGCGGAGGCGGCCCGGCGTGCGGCAGCACAGGGCGTGTGCGTGCTGTGGGGTACCGGCCACGAGGCCGAGGGGCAGACCCCGTACGGGGTGTTCGCGGACGCGCTCGACGGGCATCTGGCCGGGTGCGACGCCGAGGAGCGGTCCCGGGTGAGTGCCGAACACATCGGGCTCGCCGCCCTGTTGCCGTCCCTGGGCGGCGGACCGCCCGCCGCCGCCAGCCCGGAGGAGGAACGCGCCCGGCTGTTCCGTGCCGTCGCCGGGGTACTCACCGACCTCGCGGCGTCCCGGCCCGTCCTGGTCGTGCTGGACGACCTGCACGCGGCCGACCCCGGCTCGCTCGGGCTGCTCCATCACCTGGTGCGGACCACCCAGGCCAGGCGGTGGCGGTTCATCGCCACCTTCCGTGACGACGGCCTGGAACCCGACGACGCACGACGGCAGATACTCGACGGCATCCTGCGGCAGCGGATGGCCGTGGAGATCGACCTCCTGCGTCTGAGCCGCGCCGACTGCGCGGCGCTCGCGGCGGCGGCCGGGGCGAAGGGCCCGCGCACCGGTTCCCGCATCTTCCGCCTGTCCCTCGGGAACCCGCTGTTCGCGATCGAGCTGACCAGCAGTCCCGAGCCCGACCTGGAACGGATGGGACCGTGGCGCGGCACGACCGCCGAACCGGCCGGGGACGCCGTGCCGGACAGCATCCGCCGGCTGGTCGGCGGCCGGCTCGCCCGGCTCCCCGCACAGGCGCGGCGCGTCCTCGCCGCACTGTCCGTGGCGGGCGGGGCGGCCGTGCCGCTCACCGAACTGGAGGCCGTCGCGGCCGGCGGACTGCATCCGCCGGTGGACGCGGCGGCCGTCACGGCGGCGCTCGACACCGCGGCCCTGTCCGGGATCGTGGAGGAACGTGACGTCGTCGTCGGGGGCCGGCCGGTGCTCGGCCACGCCTTCCGCCATCCGCTGGTGCGGCTGGCGTGCGCGGACGGGCTGAGCCGGGCGGCGCGGCGGCGGCTCCACCAGGCGTACGCGGACACGGTGCTGCGGCTGCGCCCCGAAGCGGTGGACATGATCGCCTTCCATCTCACGGTCGCCGGTGATGTGCGCGCGCCCGGTTTCCTGCGCGCGGCCGCCGACCGGGCCGCCGCCCTGTTCGCCAATGACAGCGCCTGCGACTACTACCGGGAGCTGGTCGCGCAGCTCGAACCGGCGGACCCGACGGCTGCCGCCGAGGCCCGCCTCGCCTGGGGTGAGGTACTGCGGCGCGCCGCCCGCTATCCGGAGGCGGAGGAGGTGCTGCGGCGGGCCCTGGCGGAGCTCGTACGCGACGGCGGTCATCCGGCGGCGCTGCGCGCCGCGACCTGCCTGGCCGAGGTGCTCGGCCGGGCCGGGCGCCCCGTCGAGGGGCTCGACGTGCTGCGTTCCGCCCGGGTGCACAGCCGGTCGGCCGCGGCCGACCGGGCGGCCCGGCACCTGGCCGTCGGCGCGCTCGGCTTCCAGACGGGTCGCTACCCGGACGCGATGGCGGCGCTGCACCGCGCGGAGCTGGAGACCGCCCGGATGACGGACTCCGCCCGGCTGCCGCTCCTGTCCCGGCTGAGCACGATCCGAGCGGCCTGTCTGCTGGTCTCCGGGCACCTCCGCGAGAGCCGCGAGGCCGCCGAAGAGGCGCTGCGCACGGCCGAGCGCGCCGACGACGCGGCACTCGTCTCCAGTGCGCTGTCCGTCGTCGGCGAACTGGCCCGCAGGGAAGGGAGGTGGGAGGCGGCCCGGGAGTGTGCGCGGCGTGCGGTGTCGATGGCCCGGCGCACCGGCGACCCGACCGTCCTCGCCTTCGACCGGAGCAACCTCGCCGGTGCCGAACTGCTCGCGGGCGACCACGAGCGGGCTGCCGCACTGGCGGCAGCGGCGGTCCGTCTCGCCCGTTCGCTCGGCTCCTCCTGGGCGCTGCCGTACGCGTTGGTGGGCCTGGCGGAGGTCGAGTTGAGGCGCGGCCGGCTCGACGGGGCGGAGGCGGCGCTGCGGGAGTGCGGTGAGGCGATGGCACCGGCGCCGGACCCGCAGGTCCGGGACGGCATGCGCAGGCTGGCGGACGAACTCGCCCTGGTCCGCGCCGCG
- a CDS encoding acyl-CoA oxidase, giving the protein MTTFLDSSGHAGAGTEPVVDLLTSVLLGTDIRREHGFWRRLISTEPFRRPVRPAPGPTPDERLALAHARLRTLNGALDSAARPAADPRALAALHEWLAPVDPALATVAGIHYNLFLGSLLDHDADSPRDLSDFLDLRRIGTFLCTEVAHGNDAAAVETTATYDPARDGFVLHTPHPGAQKFMPNTSPAGGPKSGLVAARLLVDGTDQGVFLLLVPLTDASRALPGVRVRRLPARMGSPVDHCLTSFDQVFVARGALLGGVQGRVGDDGVFRSGTEGRRRRFLASIGRVTAGRICMSASAVGSARVTLAIAVRYGGHRLISGSHPGPRVPVIAHRSHHGPLAEAMATVFAMSLLHRHALARWEQAAAGPPQEREAAERLVDIAKGWITWQARSVIVECRERCGAQGLLENNGMTELVTGVEGAITAEGDNVAIHSRAAAGMLFDAEQDTGDEPPAGPLSGDLDDLRFLGRLLYKVERIWFARAAARLAAVPDDDPLTRWNAAAGAALRGVEAHAYRQAADAYGTALAELPAGEAHRTLGDLARLFALRWIARNSGDLLAAGHLTAGQADGLTDATEELIAAVSGRLPELADSFALPPELLADWPIAGARYTEAYDDPGASWHRDPARESAGDAR; this is encoded by the coding sequence ATGACCACCTTTCTTGACAGCTCCGGCCACGCGGGAGCCGGCACCGAGCCGGTCGTGGACCTGCTCACCTCCGTTCTTCTCGGTACGGACATCCGCCGGGAGCACGGCTTCTGGCGTCGGCTCATTTCCACAGAACCGTTCCGCCGCCCGGTACGCCCCGCTCCCGGCCCCACGCCCGACGAGCGCCTCGCCCTTGCCCATGCCCGGCTGCGCACCCTCAACGGCGCACTCGACAGCGCCGCCAGGCCGGCCGCCGACCCACGCGCCCTGGCGGCCCTGCACGAATGGCTGGCCCCGGTCGACCCGGCCCTGGCCACCGTGGCGGGTATCCACTACAACCTCTTCCTCGGCAGCCTCCTGGACCACGACGCCGACAGCCCCCGCGATCTGTCGGACTTCCTGGACCTGCGCCGGATCGGCACCTTCCTCTGTACGGAGGTGGCGCACGGCAACGACGCGGCCGCCGTGGAGACGACCGCCACCTACGACCCCGCGCGGGACGGGTTCGTCCTGCACACTCCGCACCCCGGCGCCCAGAAGTTCATGCCCAACACCAGCCCGGCCGGCGGCCCCAAGTCGGGGCTCGTCGCCGCCCGGCTGCTCGTGGACGGCACGGACCAGGGCGTCTTCCTCCTCCTCGTGCCCCTCACCGACGCCTCCCGCGCCCTGCCCGGGGTGCGGGTACGCCGGCTGCCGGCCCGGATGGGCAGCCCCGTCGACCACTGCCTGACCTCCTTCGACCAGGTCTTCGTGGCGCGCGGGGCGCTGCTCGGCGGCGTCCAGGGGCGGGTCGGTGACGACGGCGTGTTCCGCAGCGGGACCGAGGGGCGCAGGCGCCGCTTCCTCGCCTCGATCGGGCGGGTCACGGCGGGCCGGATCTGTATGAGCGCCAGTGCGGTGGGCTCCGCCCGCGTCACCCTGGCCATCGCGGTCCGCTACGGAGGGCACCGCCTCATCTCGGGCAGCCACCCCGGACCCCGGGTGCCGGTGATCGCCCACCGCAGCCACCACGGCCCGCTCGCCGAGGCCATGGCCACCGTCTTCGCGATGAGCCTTCTGCACCGGCACGCCCTGGCCCGCTGGGAGCAGGCCGCGGCGGGACCGCCGCAGGAGCGGGAGGCGGCCGAGCGGCTGGTCGACATCGCCAAGGGATGGATCACCTGGCAGGCCCGGTCCGTGATCGTCGAATGCCGTGAACGGTGCGGCGCCCAGGGGCTGCTGGAGAACAACGGGATGACCGAACTCGTCACCGGGGTCGAGGGCGCCATCACCGCCGAGGGCGACAACGTGGCCATCCACTCCAGGGCCGCCGCCGGAATGCTCTTCGACGCGGAACAGGACACCGGAGACGAGCCGCCGGCCGGTCCCCTGAGCGGAGACCTCGACGACCTCCGCTTCCTCGGCCGGCTGCTGTACAAGGTGGAGCGCATCTGGTTCGCCCGGGCGGCCGCGCGCCTCGCCGCGGTACCGGACGACGACCCGCTGACGCGGTGGAACGCGGCCGCCGGAGCAGCGCTGCGAGGGGTCGAGGCCCACGCGTACCGGCAGGCGGCCGACGCGTACGGGACGGCGCTCGCGGAGCTGCCCGCCGGTGAGGCCCACAGGACGCTGGGCGACCTGGCCCGGCTGTTCGCGCTCCGCTGGATCGCCCGCAACAGCGGGGACCTGCTCGCGGCCGGCCACCTGACCGCCGGTCAGGCCGACGGACTGACCGACGCCACCGAGGAGCTCATCGCCGCCGTGAGCGGCCGGCTGCCGGAGCTCGCCGACTCCTTCGCGCTGCCCCCGGAGCTCCTCGCCGACTGGCCCATCGCGGGAGCGCGCTACACCGAGGCCTACGACGACCCGGGCGCCTCCTGGCACCGCGATCCGGCCCGGGAATCCGCCGGGGACGCCCGATGA